AAAAAAGCCTTTCAATTTTCATGAAAAGCTTTTCTCTATCGTTAATTACTAATCTTATTCTTTTTCTACTTGCATGTAGTTTAGTTCAAGTGGCGTCTTACGACCGAAGACTTTCACCATCACGATTAATTTCTTTTTATCTTCGTGAACCTCTTCGATTTCTCCGGTAAATCCGTTGAAAGGACCATCGTTTACTTTCACTGTTTCACCCACATAGTAAGGAACGTTAATGGTTTCACCTTGCTCGGCCATTTCATCCACTTTACCTAGGATACGATTTACTTCTGCTTGGCGTAAAGGGACCGCGTTACCGGCTTTATCTCCCAAGAAACCAATTACACTATTGATATTTTTGATGATGTGCTCTAACTCACCGTCAAGAGCTGCTTCTAATAATACATAACCAGGATAGTAGTTACGCTCTTTAGCAACTTTCTTACCATCGCGCATCAAGTAGTAT
The DNA window shown above is from Sphingobacterium thalpophilum and carries:
- the nusG gene encoding transcription termination/antitermination protein NusG produces the protein MADQGLKWYVVRAVSGKEKKVKQYIDAEVSRLGIEHLIPQVLIPMEKYYLMRDGKKVAKERNYYPGYVLLEAALDGELEHIIKNINSVIGFLGDKAGNAVPLRQAEVNRILGKVDEMAEQGETINVPYYVGETVKVNDGPFNGFTGEIEEVHEDKKKLIVMVKVFGRKTPLELNYMQVEKE